The Halalkalibacter krulwichiae genome has a segment encoding these proteins:
- a CDS encoding GNAT family N-acetyltransferase: MYKKQLYLFHEKQNVKVIIRNYQENDFEQLIQIQKASFPPPFPSDLWWNKEQLKNHITLFQEGALCVEVEGRLVGSMTGLIVSFDPANPEHTWEDITDNGYIRNHDPNGNTLYVVDICVHPDYRKLDLGKWLMQSMYEVVVHKGLDRLLGGGRLPGYHKVAETMSVEQYLHAVIKGDLKDPVTTFLLRCGRTPLGIVTNYLEDKESRNYAALMEWRNPFK; this comes from the coding sequence ATGTACAAAAAACAACTTTATCTTTTTCATGAAAAGCAAAACGTGAAAGTCATCATTCGAAATTATCAAGAAAATGATTTCGAACAGTTGATTCAGATCCAAAAAGCAAGCTTTCCTCCACCATTTCCTTCTGACCTATGGTGGAATAAAGAACAATTAAAAAATCATATCACCTTATTCCAAGAAGGGGCACTATGTGTGGAAGTCGAAGGACGACTTGTTGGTTCTATGACTGGTTTAATCGTTTCATTTGATCCTGCAAATCCTGAGCATACATGGGAAGACATCACCGATAATGGCTATATTCGAAATCATGATCCGAATGGAAATACGTTATACGTCGTTGATATTTGTGTTCATCCTGACTATAGAAAGCTTGATTTAGGGAAATGGTTAATGCAGTCGATGTATGAAGTGGTTGTTCATAAGGGACTTGACCGCTTGTTAGGTGGGGGAAGATTACCTGGTTATCATAAAGTAGCAGAAACAATGTCTGTTGAGCAATATTTACATGCAGTGATAAAAGGTGATTTAAAGGATCCTGTGACTACCTTTTTGTTACGTTGTGGTCGAACTCCGTTAGGAATTGTTACTAACTATTTAGAAGATAAAGAGTCAAGAAATTATGCTGCATTAATGGAATGGAGAAATCCTTTTAAATGA